The sequence below is a genomic window from Thiomonas intermedia.
CAAGATCGACCAGTCCTTCGTGCGCGACATGGTCAACGATCCGAAGGATTTCGCCATCGTGTCGGCCGTGGTCACCGCCGCCAATCTGCTGGGCCTGGAGGTCATCGGCGAAGGCGCCGAGACGCTGGAGCATCTCTCGGTGCTGGCGGCGATGAACTGCACCCTGGCGCAGGGCTATGCCATCGCCCGGCCCTTGCCGGCCGAGGCCGTGGCCACCTGGGTGCAGACCTGGGTGCGGCCCGCGGCCGATCTGCGCGCCTCTGAGTTTCCGCATGAGGTGGAGGTCGCGCAGCGGCGCCGGGTCGAGCGCCTGCAACAGGCCGTGCGCGGCGAAGTGCCCTTTCCCGATCATGTGCTCGAAGCGCAGGCCGAGAACCAGTGTCACCTGGGCCTCTGGCTCAATGGCCAGGGCCGTCTGTACTACGGGCGCGATCCGCGCTATGGGCTTCTGATCGAACAGCATGCCGAGATCCACGAACTGGCCCGGCAGGCCAAGATGGCGCTGGACCTGGGCGATCTGGCCGCCGCCCGCCGCTTCGGTCAGGATGTGGCCGAGCTCAGCATCATCGTGCTCGATGGCATCCGCCAGCTCAGTGCCACGCCGGAGAGGGTCACTCCCTCTCAGGACTGAGCCGCAGCCGCCGCCGCGGCCGCCACCACCTCGCCGAGCTCGATGACCGCCAGCGCGTAAAAGGCCGATTGGTTGTAGCGGGTGATGACGTAAAAATTGTCGGTGCCCAGCACATAGTCCGGATCTGATCCGGCATTGGGCAGCTGCACCACGGCCAGCTTGCCCGCATAGGCGCGGGCCTGGGGCAGCAGGGGCAGCCCCATCGCCGCCAGCTGATCGGCGGTGAAGGTCGGGGTGATGTCCGGGCCGAGCAGGGTGTCGAGCGTGGCCTGCGGCAGATCGGGCGGCAACTGCAGCGGGAAATGCGCGGGCTGCCCGCGTACCCAGCCCTTGGCCGCCAGATAGCTGGCCACCGAGCCGATGGCGTCCGCCGGGTCGTTGATCAGATCGATGCCGCCGCCCTGGTCGAAATCCACCGCGTAGCGCAGGATGCTCTCGGGCATGAACTGCGGCATGCCGATGGCGCCGGCGTAGGAGCCGCGCACTTTCAGGGGGTCGCGCGCGTCCTGGGCGCACCATTGGAAGAAGTCGCCGAGTTGCACGCCGAAATAGGCACTGCGGTCGCGCGGGGCCTGCGCGGGGTAGCGCAGCGCCAGGGTCGAGAGCGCATCGACCACGCGGAAGTTGCCCATGTTGCGGCCATAGATCGTCTCCACCCCCAGAATGCCCGCGACGATGTGCGGCGGCACCCCGTAGCGTTCCTGCGCCCGTTGGAACCACACGCCGAATTCCTGCATGAAGTCGCTGCCTGCGCCGATGCGAAGACTGTCGAGAAAGCGGCTGCGATAGATCTTCCAGCTCTTTTTGCCGGGCGGGCCGGGGAGGATGAGCCGCGCCACCGTGGCGCTGTATTGGGCCTTGGCGATGAGCCGCGTTATCAAGGCTTCGGGGAGGTCGTTGCGCTCGACGATGCGCGCAGCCAGGGCCTGCACGCCGCTGGCGCTCCAGTCACCCAAGGCGGCCGCGGGAGCCGAGGCCTGGGCCAGCGGCGGCGCCGAGGCCGATGGCAAGGTCTGCGCGCGCGCGGCCTCGGGCAGCAATGCGCTCAGCGCCAGGCCCGCGCCAGCCTGCAGGCAAAGGCGGCGCCCGGGGTTGCGGGGATGGGGGGCGGCTGGGACGAATATTTTGGGCATCATTCACTTCGGCGGGCAGGCGGCAACGCAACATCTTCGCACGTTGGCGGGCTGGCGCGCCGGGGGGGACCGCAGCAGGGTCTGTGCTTCAAGCTGTTGTCACATTCCGCATGTAACGTTTCGTCCTGTTTGGTAACGAGTTGCATGAATGACTTTCCCTGATGGAGTTCGAGATGCCCCCAATCCCCGCCAATCCTTCGCGACGCCAGGCCCTGAAACTGTTCGGAGGCGTTCCCCTGATTCCCCTGAGCGCTGGGCTGGGAGGCTCAGTCCTGCTCGCCGCCTGTGGCGGTGGCGGCGGCACCGCGAATGCGGCCTCCCCGACGGCCACCGCGTTCAGCGCCATGGCTGCGCCCGACCTCAGCGCGCCCACGACCATGGCGACCACCAGCGTGGCCTCGGCCCTCAAGGTGGCGTATAGCGATGGCAGCAGCCAGACTTATCCGCTGGGCTACCAGGCCTTCTTCATCACCGGCCAGTCGGTGCCCGACGGCAACGGCGGCAGCCTGATCGCCGGAGGTTACTTCGACATCAACGGCAATCCCATCATGGACACCTCCGTGGCGGGCAAGGAGCGCCAGTTCTTCTCCGACGCCCCCGACGGCACCTCGCTGCTGACCGTGCCGAACGCCAAGGTGGCCGACGTGAAGGGCAACACCGTGTTCGCCGTGGTGCAGTTCGAATACACCAGCCTGGACCAGGCCGGCGTCTCGGCCTACGGCACCCTGCCGTCGCCCATCGCCGTGCTCACCCTCGACCAGGACCCGGCCACCGGCAAGCTCAGCCTGGTGAAGTCTTTCAACGTGCCCACCAAGCCTGCCAACGGCTTGTGGATCACCTGCGGCGCCAGCCTCACGCCCTGGGGCACGCATCTCAGCAGCGAGGAATACGAGCCGGATGCTGCGGCCATCGCCAAGAACACCCAGTTCCAGGCCTACATCACCAATCTGTACGGCGACTCCAACGCGCTCAACGACCCGCAAAAAGCCAACCCCTACCTCTACGGCCACATGCCCGAAGTCACCGTCAACCCCGACGGCACGGCCACGGTGGTCAAGCACTACGGCCTGGGCCGCATCTCGCATGAGCTCATCCAGGTCATGCCCGACCAGCGCACCTGTCTGATGGGCGACGACGCCACCAACGGCGGCCTGTTCCTCTTCATCGCCGACAAGGCCGCCGATCTGTCGGCCGGCACGCTTTATGTCGCCCAGGCCACGCAGACCAGCCCGGCGGGGCAGGGCACCGGCACCTTCACCCTGAAGTGGATCAACCTGGGTCACGCCACCAGCGACGAGGTGCTGGTCCTGGCCCAGGCCGCGGCGCAGAACGGCGGCGCCCCCAGCATCATGGACGTGAAGACCGCCGACCCCGCGCTCGCCACCCCGCCCGCTACCGGCTACACCCAGGTCTGGCTGGGCGGCAAGAAAAACTGGATCAAGCTCGTACCCGGCCAGGAAAAAGCCGCCGCCTTCCTCGAAACCCACCGCTACGCGGGTCTGATGGGCGGCACCATGGCCTTCACCAAAATGGAAGGCACCACGGTGAATGCCAAGGACAAGGTCGCCTACTCGGCGATGTCCTACATCCAGGCCTCGATGACCGACGGCAGCATCCCCGGCTTCAAGGTCGCCGGGCCGAAGGCGGGGGCGGTGTATGCGCTCAACCTCAAGGGCGGCCAGGCCGATGCTGGCGGCACGGCGATGAACAGCGACTGGGTGCCCGTGGACATGGCCGCACCTGCCGCGCTGGTGGGGGAAGACCTTGCCACGCCCGATGCCCTGGGCAACCTCGCCAACCCGAACAAAATCGCCAATCCCGACAACATCAAGTTCTCGGAAAAGCTGCGCACCCTGTTTATCGGCGAAGACAGCGGCATGCACGTCAACAACTTTCTCTGGGCCTACAACGTCGACACGAAAGCGCTCAGCCGCATCCTCTCCACGCCCTCGGGCGCGGAAAGCACAGGGCTGCAGGGCGTGGACGACGTGAACGGCTGGATGTATGTGATGAGCAACTTCCAGCACCCCGGCGACTGGGAGATCAAGACCGTTACGTCCAACGGCGTGACGGACACCACCGGCCTGCACGCCAAGGTGTTCAGCACCCTGGAGCCGCTGATCAACGCCAGCTACGAGGGTGGCTACGGTGCCGCCGTGGGCTACATCACCGGCCTGCCGCCCACCGCCAAGGCCTGAATCGCGCGGTGACCAAGCAAGCCCGCCTCGCGCGGGCTTTTTCTGCTGGTTTATCCGGGTGCCAAGGCCCTGACAAATCGGCATACTCCACCCACTACCGTGCGACGCGACGCGGGCAAAAAATATTGGAGGCAGGTTCGTGGTCAACGCGAACCCGAGGTGGATGTCTGCTGAATTGCCGCTGGACTGGATTTTCGAGAAGACGCCCAAGGGCCGCGACGAGCTTGCCACCCGCGCCCACGGCCTGCTGCCCGGACAGCGCAACCTGCTCATCCTGGCCGACGGCCACCGGCCTGTTCGAGAGCTGCTCAAGGCGGGTACTGATCCCAAGCGCTGCCTGCAGGCCTTGCGCGGCCTCATCGACGAGGGCTATCTCGCCCGTGGCGCGGTCGGTGCAGCCGGGCAGGCCCCCGGCCCGGCCGCCGCTGCGACCACGAGCGCCGCAGCGGCTACGGCCGCCGCCAGTCCGCACGCCCTGCTCATCGCCCTGGTGGAAGAACAGTTCGGGGCGCAGGCCCCCCGGCTGGTGCAGAAGATCGAGCAGCACCCCGATACGCCCGAAGGCCGTGCCGCCGCCGTGCAGGCCTGCGTCAAGTTCATCCGCCTGTTCATCGACGAAAAGCAGGCCACCGCCTTTGCCCAGCGTGCGCAGGAGCTGCTGCCGCGCTAGACCAAAACGCCTTTCGCCGTGTCGTCGCGCCATGGCCGGGCTCCATCACCACCTCTGCGCGAGCGTTTCAACCCACTTGGAGACAACACCCTATGAAAACAATGTTCAACCCCCGCCGCACCCTGCAAGCCCTCGGGCTGGCCGCTGGTCTGGCCCTGTCGGCGGTGGCCGCCAACGCCTGGGCCGATGCCCCGGTGCTGATGTCGCCCCAATGGGCCAGCGAAGCCTGCACCGCATGGAACAACACCCCCGAGCTGACCAACGGTCTGAAGGGCGAGTTCATGCACGACGACAAGGGCCGCGGCTACAAACTGGTGGAGATGTACCGCACCGATTGCGGCAAGGACACGGTGGTTGAACTCAAGTTGCAGCTGCAGAACGACAAAGCCATGTGCGTCTCCGGCGGCGCACCCACCCTCAAGCCCAATTTCGATGTCGATTTCCTCATGCATGCCAACACCAAGCAGTGGGAGGAAATGGGCAAGGGCGAATACGGTCCGATGAAGGCCATGATGTTCGGTCGGCTGGAGTTCCAGGGCCCCAAGATGGTCGCCATGCGCGCGATGGACCCGTTCAGCGCCTTCCTGCTGCTGGTCGGCAAGGTGCCCAGCACCACCGCGACTTGCCCGAAGTAAATCGGCAGGCAGCCAGGCTGCAAGGACGACGGCGTGCTCAAGCACGCCGTTTTTCATGGGCGCATCAAGTCAGCACAATGTCGTACTGTTGCTGCGAGAACGCGGGTTCGACCTGCAGCGAGACGGGCTTGCCGATGAAGTCCGACAGCGACGCCAGGTGCTGGCTTTCTTCTTCGAGGAACAGGTCGATCACGTCGGCGGCGCCGACGATGCGGAATTCGCGCGGGTTGAACTGCTTGGCCTCGCGCAGGATCTCGCGCAGGATCTCGTAGCACACCGTGCGCGCCGTCTTCACCTGCCCGAGGCCGCTGCAGGTGGGGCAGGCTTCGAGCAGCATGTGCGCCAGCGAGTCGCGGGTGCGTTTGCGCGTGAGTTCGACCAGCCCCAGTTGCGAGAAGCCGCTGACGGTGACTTTCACCTTGTCTCGGGCGAGCGATTTGCGCAGTTCGTCGAGCACGGCGGCACGGTGCTGGACGTTGTGCATGTCGATGAAGTCGATGATGATGATGCCGCCCAGATTGCGCAGCCGCAGTTGCCGGGCGATGGCCTGCGTGGCTTCCAGATTGGTGCGGTAGATGGTGTCGTCAAAGTTGCGGGCGCCCACGAAACCGCCGGTGTTGACGTCGATGGTGGTCATGGCCTCGGTCTGGTCGATGATGAGGTAGCCGCCCGACTTGAGGTCGACCCGCCGACCCAGCGCGCGCTCGATCTCTTCGTCCACGTTGGCGGTCTCGAACAGGGGGCGTTCGCCGCGGTAGAGCTGCAGGCGGTTGCTCACCCGGGGCATGTACTCGGCCGCGAAGGCCTGCAGCAGCTCGAAGTTTTCGCGCGAGTCGATCTGGACGCTGCGCGTGGCATCGCTCACCAGATCGCGCAGCACGCGCTGCGCCAGGCTCAGCTCCTGGTAGACGAGGGTGCTGGGGCTGGCGTCGTGGGCGCGCTGCTGGATGGCAAGCCAGGTCTTGCGCAGATAGGCGATGTCTTCGGCCAGCTCGGCGTCGCTCGCGTCCTCGGCATTGGTGCGCACGATGAAACCTTGTGAGCCGCCGGCCTCTGCCGCCAGCAGCGCGCTCATGCGTTCGCGCAGCGCGGCGCGTGATTCGGCACCGTCGATCTTCTGCGAAATGCCGATGTGGTCGTCTTGCGGCAGGTGCACGAGCATGCGACCGGCCAGGCTGATCTGGGTGGTGAGTCGCGCGCCCTTGGTGTTGATCGGGTCCTTGAGCACCTGCACCATCAGGGTCTGACCTTCGTAGAGCAGTTTCTCGATGGGCTGCACGGGCGGGGCGGGGGCATCGGCGGCGGCGTCGGTGTTCACGGGGACCGACTGCCGCTGCCACAGATCGGCCACGTGGAGAAAGGCGGTGCGCTCCAGTCCGATCTCGATGAAGGCCGACTGCATGCCGGGCAGCACCCGAACGACCTTGCCGAGATAGACGTTGCCCACCAGCCCGCGCTCCAGGCTGCGCTCGATGTGCAGCTCCTGCACGGCGGCGTGGGCGACCAGGGCGACCCGGGTTTCCTGCGGGGTGATGTTGATGAGAATGTCTTCGGGCGTGGGGTTCATGGCGACGAGGTCTTGACTTCTTGGGAATGGGGGGCGCCCGGCCAGCCCGCGGCGCGCAACAGCCTCAGCGTCTCGAACAGCGGCAGGCCGATGATGCCGCTGGCGCTGCCGCTGATCTGCTCGACGAAGGCCGCGCCGAGGCCCTGCATGGCATAGGCACCGGCTTTGCCGAAGGGTTCGCCGGTGGCGATGTAAGCGGCGATGTCCTGGTCGCTCAAGGGCGCGAAGCGCACCTGCGAGGTTTGCAGTGCCGCGTGGCGCACTGCGCCGCGTTGCACGCAGACCGCGGTGAGCACTTCGTGCGTCGCACCGGAAAGGGTGCGCAGGATGCGCGCAGCATCAGTCGCGTCCTGCGGCTTGCCGTAGATGCGGCCGTCCAGCGTCACGGTGGTGTCGGCGCACAGCAGCAAGGCCGACGCGGCGGCCTGGTCGGGATGGCGCCGGGTCAGCCGTTCGCGCGCCGCCTCCAGCTTGAGCCGGGTCACGCGCTGCACATAGTCGGCGGCCATCTCGCCAGGCAGCGCGGCTTCCAGCGCTTCGCTGTCTTCTTCGGGCTGCGGCGCGAGCAAGGCGAAGGGCACGCCGACCTGTCGCAGCAAATCCTGGCGCCGCGGGCTGGCGGAGGCCAGGTAGAGGGTGACGGCGGGCGTGCCGCTCGGGTCGGTAGGCATGCGAGGTCGGGTAAGGGTGGAGCAGCTATTGTCCGTGCAAACGCGGTTGCGCGAGGTTTGCGGCGTCGGCTCCTGATCCGGCACGTTGACATTTGAACCGGCGCCCCACCCCGGCCCTCCCCACAAGTGGAGAGGGAGGGAACACGCCTCCCCCACGACGTGGGGGAGGTTGGGAGGGCTTACGCAGATCGCGCGCAGCGCAGTTCTCTCCTCCCCCACAGCGTGGGGGAGGTTGGGAGGGGGAGACCCTTGCATGGCGCGGTCCATGATCCGTTCATCTTTCCCAAGGCCGGATCAATAGAATCTCCCGCCATGCATATTCATATTCTTGGCATTTGCGGCACGTTCATGGGCGGCGTGGCGGCACTGGCGAAGGAGTCCGGGCACCGGGTGACCGGCTGCGACGCGCAGGTCTATCCGCCCATGAGCACGCAGTTGCAACAGTTGGGCATCGATCTGGTCGAGGGCTATGGCGCCGATCAGCTCGCGCTCAAACCCGATCTGTGGGTGATCGGCAATGTGGTGTCGCGCGGCAATCCTTTGATGGAGGCGATTCTCGATGCCGGGCTGCCTTATGTCAGTGGGCCGCAGTGGTTGGCCGAGTATGTGCTGCAGGGCCGTTGGACCCTGGCCGTCGCCGGCACGCACGGCAAGACGACCACCACGTCGATGCTGGCGCACATTCTCGATGTCGCGGGGCTGAATCCCGGTTTTCTCATCGGCGGCGTGCCGCTGGATTTCGGCCAGTCAGCGCGGCTGGGGGGCGACAAGACTCCCCACCCCAACCCTCCCCACGCGTGGGGAGGGGGCGATCTCACCTCCTCCACAACGTGGGGGAGGCCGGGAGGGGGAGGTTTTTTCGTCATTGAAGCCGACGAGTACGACACCGCGTTTTTCGACAAGCGCTCCAAGTTCGTGCATTACCGCCCGCGCACGGCCGTGCTCAACAACCTGGAGTTCGACCACGCCGACATCTTCCCCGACCTCGCGGCCATCGAAACCCAGTTTCATCATCTGGTGCGTACCGTGCCGCGCAGCGGTCAGCTCGTGGTCAACGCGCCGTCGGAAGCGCTGGCCCGTGTGCTGGCGCGCGGCTGTTGGAGCGAGGTCGCGCGCTTCGATGATGGCGAGCAGGGTTGGTCGGCACAAGGCGGCGAACAGCAGTTCGAGGTGCGGCTGCGCGGCCAGCGCATGGGCGAGGTGCGCTGGGGGCAGACCGGCGCGCACAACCGCAGCAATGCCCTGGCCGCCATCGCCGCGGCCCGGCATGCCGGGGTGTTCGCCGACGAGGCCTGCGCCGCGCTGTGCAGCTTTCAGGGCGTGAAGCGCCGCATGGAACTGCGCGGTACGGCCGGCGGCGTGCAGGTCATCGACGACTTCGCCCATCACCCCACCGCGATCGCCACTACCCTTGCCGGCCTGCGCCAGCAGATGCAGGCCGATTCCCAGGCTGCTTCAGGCCGCATCCTGGCCGTGTTCGAGCCGCGTTCCAACACCATGAAACTCGGCGCCATGAAGGCGCTTCTGCCCGATGCCCTGTCGGGCGCCGACCTAAGCTTTGGCTATGCCGGCGGCCTGGGCTGGAATCTCGCCGAAGTGTTGCAGCCGCTGGGCGCGAAGGCGCGGGCGTTCGACGATCTGGGGGCGCTGGTGGCCGCCGTCGCGGCGGCGGCGCGGCCCGGTGACCGTGTGCTGGTGATGAGCAACGGCGGCTTCGGCGGCGTGCACGACAAGCTGCTGCAGACGCTCGCCGCACGCGCACCAGGCGTTACGACCACTCCTCAATCCTGAAAGTCATCCATGTCCGGCAACACTCTCGGCCTGCTGTTTGCAGTCACCACCTTTGGCGAATCTCACGGCCCGGCCATCGGTTGCGTCATCGACGGCTGCCCGCCCGGCATGGACCTGTGCGAAGCCGACATCCAGCCCGATCTCGACCGCCGCCGCCCCGGCACCAGCCGCCATGTGACGCAGCGGCAGGAAGCCGATCAGGTGGAAATTCTCTCCGGCGTGTTCGAGGGCAAGACCACCGGCACGCCCATTGCCCTGCTCATCCGCAACACCGACCAGCGCAGCAAAGACTACGGCAACATCCTCAACACCTTCCGCCCCGGTCACGCCGACTACACCTACTGGCGCAAGTACGGCCTGCGCGATCCGCGCGGCGGTGGCCGTTCATCCGCACGGCTGACCGCGCCCATCGTCGCCGCCGGTGCGGTGGCCAAGAAGTGGCTGGCCGCGCATCACGGCGTGGCCGTGCGCGCCTGCATGACCCAGCTCGGCGAAGTGCCCATCCCGTTCCAGACCTGGGATGTGGTGCATCAGAACCCGTTCTTCTCGCCCAACGCCGACCTCGTGCCCGAGCTTGAGGCGTATATGGACGCGCTGCGCAGATCGGGCGATTCGGTCGGCGCGCGCATCATGGTTGCGGCCAGCGGCGTGCCCGCAGGCTGGGGCGAGCCCCTGTACGACAAGCTCGACGCCGACATCGCCCACGCGCTGATGGGGCTGAACGCAGTCAAGGGCGTGGAGATCGGCGCGGGCTTCGCCAGCGTGGCGCAGAAGGGCACGCAGCATGGCGATGAGCTCACCCCGCAGGGCTTCACCTCCAACAACGCCGGCGGCGTGCTCGGCGGCATCAGCACCGGGCAGGACGTGGTGGCGTCGATGGCCATCAAACCCACATCGAGCATCCGCCTGCCGCGGCAATCGGTGGACATGCACAACGCGCCCACCACGGTGGAAACCCATGGTCGGCACGACCCCTGCGTGGGCATCCGCGCCGCGCCCATCGCCGAAGCGCTGGTGGCCATCATCCTCATCGACCACGCCCTGCGCCACCGCGGGCAGTGCGGCGACGTGCAGTTCGACGTGCCGCCGATCGCGGGACGGCGCTGAAGGGATTGGTCCCGCCGACAGGAATCGAACCTGTATTTGCCGCTTAGGAGGCGGCCGTTCTATCCATTGAACTACGGCGAGGTGAGCGCGGGATTGTAGGGGCTCGCGCAGGATCAGCGGCTGTCGCGCAGGCGCTGGTGGAGGTGCTCGGCGATCGCGTCGCGGGTTTGTTGGGTGAGGGCGCGGCGGGTGGGGGCGCGCAGCGGGGCGAGGTAGTCAACCTCGACGCGCAGGGGCGCGGCGGCACTCATGCGCCACAGGCTGCCGACCATGGTTTCGTCGCCGACGTACGAGGCGGCGCGGCTGAAGCGGCCGCTGCGCTGGTCGGCATAGAACAGCACCACGGGCTGCACCGCAGCCGGGCAATCGGCCACGCAGGCGGCCTGGAACAGATTGGCATGGAAGGGCAGCAGGTCGTGGCCGTAGCTGGTGGTGCCTTCCGGGAACACGCCGACGTGGTGGCCTTGCTGCAGACATTGCGCCATTTGGTGGATGACGCGCACGACGTCTTGGGCCCGCTCGCGCTCGATCAGCAGGGTGCCCACGCCGCGTACCAGGGGGCCGATGAGGGGCCACTGCGCCGCCTCGGCCTTGGAGACGAAGCGCACGGGCTGGACGGCGTTGATGGCGAAGATGTCGATCCACGATACGTGGTTGGCCGCCACGAGGCTGGGCGTCTGCAGCGGTGTGCCGTTGACCTGCAATGCGAGCCCGCTGAGATGCAGCAGCTGCGCCGACCAGTCGCGGATGTGCTGGCGCTTCTCGGTGTCGGACAGTTCGGGAAACCGGTTTTGAATGATGCGCTGGCCGCGAACCGCATGCGCGCTGAGCCGGGTCAGCCGTGTAGCGAAGCGCACCGGCGCGCTGACGCGGCGCAGCCTGGGCGCCGTAACCGAAGCGGGCAGTTCGGCCGGCAGGGCCGCTGACGCGGCGGCGCGATCCGGCGCGGTGTTCATGCAGGGCTTGCGACGGGCTGGGCGCTCCACACCACGCGGCCGTCGATCACGGCGTGCCGCACGCGGCCGGGCAGCTCCTGTTCGGCCAGGGGGGTGTGGCGGCTCTGGCTGTGCAGCGCGTCGGGCGTGGCGTGCCAGCGGGCCTGCGGATCGACGAGGATGCACTCCGCGGCGGCGCCGACTTCCAGCGTGGCGGGCGGCAGGCCGGCGGCCTGGGCGGCACGATGACCGACGCAGCCGAGGGCCTGGACCAGCGGAAGGCGGGTGTCGGCGGCGAACTGCAGCGCGGTGGACAGCAGCAGCTCCAGCCCGGTGGCGCCGGGCGCGGCGTCGGCGAAGGTCTGGGTTTTGTCGTCGGCGCTGATGGGGGTGTGGTCGGAGCACAGGGCGTCGATGGTGCCGTCGGCCAGGGCCGCGCGCAGGGCGTCGCGGTCGCGCTGCTGGCGCAGTGGCGGGTCGAGCCGGGCGCGGGCGTCGAAGTAGCCGATGTCCAGGTCGGTGAGCATCAGGTTGTTGATCGACACGTCGCAGGTGAGCGGCAGCCCTTCGGCCTTGGCCTGCCGTACCAGCGCCACCCCGGCTGCGCTGGAGAGTTTGCTCACATGCACGGCGCAGCCGGTGCCGCGCATGAGTTCGAACAGGGTGTGCAGGGCCACGGTTTCGGCCATGGCGGGCACGCCGCTCAGGCCCAGGCGCTGGGCATAGGCGCCGCTGGCGGCGATGCCGCCGCGGCTGAGCGAGGCGTCTTGCGCGCGCAGCCAGACCTTGTAGCCGAAGGTGCTGGCGTATTGCATGGCGCTGTAGAGCACCTTGGTGTCGGTCACGGGACGATCGGCCTGGGAGAAGCCGATGCAGCTTGCCCGGGTCAGTTCGGCCATTTCGCTCAGCCGTTCGCCCTTGAGCGCCTTGGTCAGCGCGCCCAGCGGATAGACGCGGGCACGCTTGAGGCGGCGGGCGCGCCAGCGCAGCATTTCCACCAGGCTGGGTTCGTCGAGCACGGGATCGGTGTCGGGCGAGCAGACCACGCGGGTGACGCCGCCGGCCAGCGCCGCGTTGAGTTCGGTTTCCAGCATGCCCTCGTGCTCGTAGCCGGGCTCGCCCAGGCGGGCGCAGAGGTCGATGAGGCCGGGCAGGACGATGAGGCCGCGCGCATCGAGCGTCTGGTCGGGGGCGAAGCCTTCGGGGGGTCGGCCGACGGCGACGATGCGCTCGCCGGCGATGGCGACATCGCCCTCGGCATCGAGTCCGCGCATAGGGTCGATGAGGCGGCCGCCGCGGATCAGAAGTTGCGTGGTGCTCATGCGGGGCTTTCCGTGGAGGCGACGATGGACAGTACCGCCATGCGCACGGCGATGCCGAAGCGCACCTGATCGAGGATGACGCTGCGCGGGCCATCGGCCACTGCGCTGTCGATCTCGACACCGCGATTGATCGGTCCGGGGTGCATGACGATGACATCGGGCTTGGCCAGCGCCAGGCGTTCGGAGGTGAGGCCGTAGGTCATGTTGAATTCATGCGCCGACGGCAGCAAAGCGCCCGACATGCGCTCGTTCTGCAGCCGCAGCATCATGATGACGTCGGCGCCGCGGATGCCCTCGGCCATGTCGTGGCAGACCCGCACACCCATGTCGCGCAGATTGTCGGGCGCCAGGGTTTTGGGGCCGACGGCGCGCACCTCGGCGGCGCCCAGCGTGGTGAGCGCGTGGATGGCTGAGCGCGCCACGCGCGAATGCACGATGTCGCCGACGATGGCCACCGTCAGGTTGCTGAAGTCGCCCTTGAAATGACGGATGGTGTACATGTCCAGCAGACCCTGGGTGGGGTGGGCATGGCGGCCATCGCCGGCGTTGACGATGTGCACATGCGGCGGCGTGTGTTGGGCGATGAGAAAGGGCGCGCCGCTGTCGGCGTGGCGGACCACGAACACATCGGCATCCATCGCCTCGAGGTTGGCGATGGTGTCGAGCAGCGACTCGCCCTTGGAAGTACTTGATCGCTGGATGTCGAGATTGAACACATCGGCCGACAGACGTTGCGCCGCGATCTCGAAGGTGGTGCGGGTGCGCGTGCTGTTCTCGAAGAACAGGTTGAACACGCTCTTGCCGCGCAGCAGCGGCACCTTTTTCACTTCGCGGCTGCCGAAGCTCACGAAGCCCTGCGCGGTGTCGAGGATGTGCGTGAGCACGTCGCGCGGCAGGCCTTCGGGGGTGAGCAGGTGGCGCAGCTCGCCGTGCTTGTTGAGTTGGGGGTTGTGGGCGCGGGTCATGTTCACCAGCTCGGTTTATGGGCTCACGAGGTCGAAGCGAAAGCGGATGCCCTCGATCACGTCTTCATCGCGCAGCAGCGCCAGAGAAACCGTGTCGGGCAGGGTGAGCGTGCTGGCGGCGATCTGCGGGCAGATGGGCAGCTCGCGGCCGCCGCGGTCGACCAGCACCGCC
It includes:
- a CDS encoding PhoX family protein, whose protein sequence is MPPIPANPSRRQALKLFGGVPLIPLSAGLGGSVLLAACGGGGGTANAASPTATAFSAMAAPDLSAPTTMATTSVASALKVAYSDGSSQTYPLGYQAFFITGQSVPDGNGGSLIAGGYFDINGNPIMDTSVAGKERQFFSDAPDGTSLLTVPNAKVADVKGNTVFAVVQFEYTSLDQAGVSAYGTLPSPIAVLTLDQDPATGKLSLVKSFNVPTKPANGLWITCGASLTPWGTHLSSEEYEPDAAAIAKNTQFQAYITNLYGDSNALNDPQKANPYLYGHMPEVTVNPDGTATVVKHYGLGRISHELIQVMPDQRTCLMGDDATNGGLFLFIADKAADLSAGTLYVAQATQTSPAGQGTGTFTLKWINLGHATSDEVLVLAQAAAQNGGAPSIMDVKTADPALATPPATGYTQVWLGGKKNWIKLVPGQEKAAAFLETHRYAGLMGGTMAFTKMEGTTVNAKDKVAYSAMSYIQASMTDGSIPGFKVAGPKAGAVYALNLKGGQADAGGTAMNSDWVPVDMAAPAALVGEDLATPDALGNLANPNKIANPDNIKFSEKLRTLFIGEDSGMHVNNFLWAYNVDTKALSRILSTPSGAESTGLQGVDDVNGWMYVMSNFQHPGDWEIKTVTSNGVTDTTGLHAKVFSTLEPLINASYEGGYGAAVGYITGLPPTAKA
- the mltB gene encoding lytic murein transglycosylase B: MMPKIFVPAAPHPRNPGRRLCLQAGAGLALSALLPEAARAQTLPSASAPPLAQASAPAAALGDWSASGVQALAARIVERNDLPEALITRLIAKAQYSATVARLILPGPPGKKSWKIYRSRFLDSLRIGAGSDFMQEFGVWFQRAQERYGVPPHIVAGILGVETIYGRNMGNFRVVDALSTLALRYPAQAPRDRSAYFGVQLGDFFQWCAQDARDPLKVRGSYAGAIGMPQFMPESILRYAVDFDQGGGIDLINDPADAIGSVASYLAAKGWVRGQPAHFPLQLPPDLPQATLDTLLGPDITPTFTADQLAAMGLPLLPQARAYAGKLAVVQLPNAGSDPDYVLGTDNFYVITRYNQSAFYALAVIELGEVVAAAAAAAAQS
- a CDS encoding SCP2 sterol-binding domain-containing protein, with the translated sequence MKTMFNPRRTLQALGLAAGLALSAVAANAWADAPVLMSPQWASEACTAWNNTPELTNGLKGEFMHDDKGRGYKLVEMYRTDCGKDTVVELKLQLQNDKAMCVSGGAPTLKPNFDVDFLMHANTKQWEEMGKGEYGPMKAMMFGRLEFQGPKMVAMRAMDPFSAFLLLVGKVPSTTATCPK
- the rng gene encoding ribonuclease G, with the translated sequence MNPTPEDILINITPQETRVALVAHAAVQELHIERSLERGLVGNVYLGKVVRVLPGMQSAFIEIGLERTAFLHVADLWQRQSVPVNTDAAADAPAPPVQPIEKLLYEGQTLMVQVLKDPINTKGARLTTQISLAGRMLVHLPQDDHIGISQKIDGAESRAALRERMSALLAAEAGGSQGFIVRTNAEDASDAELAEDIAYLRKTWLAIQQRAHDASPSTLVYQELSLAQRVLRDLVSDATRSVQIDSRENFELLQAFAAEYMPRVSNRLQLYRGERPLFETANVDEEIERALGRRVDLKSGGYLIIDQTEAMTTIDVNTGGFVGARNFDDTIYRTNLEATQAIARQLRLRNLGGIIIIDFIDMHNVQHRAAVLDELRKSLARDKVKVTVSGFSQLGLVELTRKRTRDSLAHMLLEACPTCSGLGQVKTARTVCYEILREILREAKQFNPREFRIVGAADVIDLFLEEESQHLASLSDFIGKPVSLQVEPAFSQQQYDIVLT
- a CDS encoding Maf family protein, producing MPTDPSGTPAVTLYLASASPRRQDLLRQVGVPFALLAPQPEEDSEALEAALPGEMAADYVQRVTRLKLEAARERLTRRHPDQAAASALLLCADTTVTLDGRIYGKPQDATDAARILRTLSGATHEVLTAVCVQRGAVRHAALQTSQVRFAPLSDQDIAAYIATGEPFGKAGAYAMQGLGAAFVEQISGSASGIIGLPLFETLRLLRAAGWPGAPHSQEVKTSSP